GCCGCTTTGAGCACTTCCTTGAGATTCCGCAGTACCATTCGTGTTTCTTCTTCAATATTGCCGCGCACCTGTTCGCCAGTGGCTGGATCGATTGCAATCTGCCCGCTGCAATATAACGTATTTCCAACTCTGACGGCTTGACTGTACGGTCCGATGGGTTTCGGCGCGCCCTTAGAAAAAACGACTTCACGCACGGGCTGCTCTGGCTTTTGCAAGAGCGTGCAACCTAAGATAAAAAGCGCGGTCAACGCCGCCATTGTATACTTCATACTGGCCTCCAGTTAAGAATTTGAAGTCAGTTTTACTACAGGTTTTATGAATTGGGCTTTTATTCACCTAATCTTCTTGGTGACGGTATTCCAAAAGTATTTGAATGACTCCGAATGCTTTTGAGCCGAATATGGCCTAAATTTGGGTGCTATTCGTTTTGCAAAATCAATCTTATTGAATGCAGTATTGGGGTACTGTTGACGCCAGCATTCAAGAAGTACTTTTTTGGCATTTAGCGAAGCTGTTTCCGGATGATTTTTGTATTTTGCTTTTGGCAAAACTGCTGTAACAGCATCTGCGTCGGCCAGTAACCACGCTTCTAATCCACGAATAGCTATGCAAACGAACAGGAATCTTTCATCAAAAGGTTTGCGGGCCTCTTGTTGAATGTGTTCATCGAATTCATCCAGAACGGCCGTCACACAAGGAGACTTATCACGATCGAGAATAATAAAACTTGCGTGATAATGTTCATCACGGAATGTTTCCAATAAACGAGGAGCTTCGCGGATCAACTTTTCGCGATTATTCATGCTACGAATATCGAATTTGGCTTTAGGAAAGTTTTTATTTAGCAACTTGTCCCAGAAAGCGCGATCAGAAGGCCCTTCAACTCCTACCCCAATAATCATGGAATACCCCCTAATGCGCCTTGTACCCAAAGTTCTCCAAGCCGAAAATGTTTTTGAAAACTTATAATTTCAGGAAGATCCGATGCTCGTTTCAACTTAGTGAACCCATCTACTTTATCGCACATAATGACTTCATCTGGGTGCAAATGGTCAAGAAAGGACGGATTATGAGTTGTAATGAGAAACTGTC
This sequence is a window from Cytophagia bacterium CHB2. Protein-coding genes within it:
- a CDS encoding DUF4276 family protein, translating into MIIGVGVEGPSDRAFWDKLLNKNFPKAKFDIRSMNNREKLIREAPRLLETFRDEHYHASFIILDRDKSPCVTAVLDEFDEHIQQEARKPFDERFLFVCIAIRGLEAWLLADADAVTAVLPKAKYKNHPETASLNAKKVLLECWRQQYPNTAFNKIDFAKRIAPKFRPYSAQKHSESFKYFWNTVTKKIR
- a CDS encoding RidA family protein yields the protein MAALTALFILGCTLLQKPEQPVREVVFSKGAPKPIGPYSQAVRVGNTLYCSGQIAIDPATGEQVRGNIEEETRMVLRNLKEVLKAAGMDSSHVVKATIFLANMDDYQLVNQIYAEFFSTSKPARETVQVARLPRDAGVEISCIAVKVD